The Pungitius pungitius chromosome 10, fPunPun2.1, whole genome shotgun sequence genome has a window encoding:
- the gtpbp8 gene encoding GTP-binding protein 8 has product MFGLRLSLWLRSKTQVCPVSWQSFHKLASLQKATGLPPKKVQSLLYPFSALEAYLDRSVDRTPFQLFHPSLEDMVDAEKLFYPSPSHKIDYYISAERMDHVPALKPPEVCFIGRSNVGKSSLIKGLFSLTPQLEVRVSKTPGHTKKMNFFRVGKAFTIVDMPGYGHRAPTDFVDMVEPYLLTRKNLVRTFLLVDGSVGFQKADMIALEMCEEIRRPYVLVVTKIDKCGYGTLLTNLLDLQEVVKTQTTSCFPQPLLVSSLHFEGIYLLRCFIAHVTGSIRLMDTGQT; this is encoded by the exons atgtttGGTCTCCGGTTGTCTCTTTGGCTTCGGTCTAAGACACAGGTTTGCCCTGTCTCCTGGCAGAGTTTTCATAAACTGGCCTCGCTTCAGAAAGCTACAGGTCTTCCCCCGAAGAAAGTCCAAAGCTTACTCTACCCCTTCAGTGCTCTGGAGGCTTACCTGGACAG GTCAGTGGACAGAACTCCGTTCCAGCTCTTTCATCCCAGTTTGGAGGACATGGTTGATGCAGAGAAGCTCTTCTACCCGTCTCCATCCCATAAGATTGATTACTACATCTCTGCGGAAAGGATGGACCATGTCCCTGCACTGAAACCGCCTGAG GTGTGCTTCATCGGCAGGAGCAACGTGGGCAAGTCGTCTCTCATCAAAGGTCTGTTCTCCCTGACCCCACAGTTAGAAGTCAGAGTCTCCAAAACTCCA GGTCACACAAAGAAGATGAACTTCTTCAGAGTGGGCAAAGCTTTCACCATCGTTGACATGCCTGGCTACGGACACAGAGCACCCACAGACTTCGTGGACATGGTGGAGCCGTATCTCCTCACAAGGAAGAA CCTGGTCAGGACGTTCCTGTTGGTGGACGGCAGTGTTGGTTTCCAGAAAGCCGACATGATCGCCCTGGAGATGTGTGAGGAGATCAGACGTCCATACGTG CTGGTGGTCACCAAGATCGACAAATGTGGATACGGAACACTGCTGACCAACCTATTGGATCTTCAGGAAGTGGTGAAAACACAGACCACAAGTTGCTTCCCCCAGCCACTGCTGGTCAG CTCCCTCCACTTCGAGGGGATCTACCTCCTGAGATGCTTCATCGCTCATGTCACAGGGAGCATCAGACTAATGGACACCGGTCAGACCTGA
- the slc10a2 gene encoding ileal sodium/bile acid cotransporter yields the protein MSIFMASSAVPTGCNHLSTLCSGTNCLVPPSNFNDMLSLALSIVLTVMLAMVMFSMGCTVDAEKLWGHIRRPWGIVIGFLCQFGIMPFTAFALSLAFGVLPVQAIVIIIMGCCPGGSGSNIICYWLDGDMDLSVSMTACSSILALGMMPLCLLIYTSTWTSASTVQIPYDSIGITLVALLIPIALGIYVKRRWPHWAKKILKVGSIAGFALILIIAVVGGILYQSSWDIDPSLWIIGTIYPFIGFALGFLLARFTGQPWNRCRTIALETGFQNSQLCSTIVQLSFSPAELEVMFSFPLIYSIFQLVVAVLSVGTYQGYKRLCHSADKETETASLEAGEGESVTKKAHAVENSAFEFDDNGHSNVKGREVRGITQL from the exons ATGTCCATATTCATGGCTTCTTCTGCAGTTCCTACTGGGTGCAACCATCTTTCCACGTTGTGCTCAGGCACAAACTGCCTCGTTCCTCCCAGTAACTTCAATGACATGCTGAGCTTGGCGTTGAGCATAGTGCTCACGGTAATGCTCGCCATGGTTATGTTCTCCATGGGCTGCACTGTCGATGCTGAAAAGCTGTGGGGCCACATCAGAAGACCGTGGGGCATCGTCATTGGCTTCCTTTGCCAGTTCGGCATCATGCCTTTCACAGCCTTCGCCTTGTCACTGGCTTTTGGTGTGCTGCCTGTGCAGgccatcgtcatcatcatcatgggtTGCTGTCCTGGAGGCTCGGGCTCCAACATTATCTGCTACTGGCTAGATGGAGACATGGACCTGAG TGTCAGCATGACTGCTTGTTCCTCTATCCTGGCCTTGGGGATGATGCCTCTATGCCTGCTCATTTACACCTCCACCTGGACTTCTGCCAGCACCGTCCAGATCCCATATGACAGCATTG GTATCACTTTGGTGGCCCTTCTAATCCCGATTGCTCTGGGAATATATGTTAAACGCAGGTGGCCCCACTGGGCAAAAAAGATCCTCAAG GTGGGATCCATAGCCGGCTTTGCTCTTATTCTCATCATAGCTGTGGTTGGAGGAATTCTCTACCAGTCCTCCTGGGACATTGATCCCTCCCTATGGATTATTGGCACAATCTACCCTTTCATTGGTTTTGCCCTGGGATTCCTCTTAGCCCGCTTCACGGGTCAACCCTGGAACAG ATGTCGAACCATAGCATTAGAGACAGGTTTCCAGAACTCCCAGCTGTGCAGCACCATTGTCCAGCTGTCCTTCAGCCCTGCAGAGTTGGAGGTCATGTTTTCGTTCCCCCTCATCTACAGCATCTTCCAGCTGGTGGTGGCAGTCCTATCAGTTGGAA caTACCAGGGATATAAAAGATTGTGTCACTCAGCTGATAAAGAGACTGAGACTGCATCCCTGGAAGCTGGTGAAGGAGAATCAGTGACAAAGAAGGCGCACGCCGTGGAGAACAGCGCCTTTGAGTTTGATGACAATGGTCACAGCAACGTGAAGGGGAGGGAGGTCAGAGGGATCACCCAGCTGTGA